A single region of the Eleginops maclovinus isolate JMC-PN-2008 ecotype Puerto Natales chromosome 4, JC_Emac_rtc_rv5, whole genome shotgun sequence genome encodes:
- the mrpl46 gene encoding 39S ribosomal protein L46, mitochondrial yields MAAPCRRMAGRSLLQFLSSFSRTSVNNSGFRQISSTSVCRRSWQAQHVEESASSPWTLMAAVCLQRLPVISAESSPIEQQFRDMMSQMEQEKSMLSDHELRLLDDADRIRRMQTGEYDSDEEDDRRDQEIVLAQDLEDSWDQKLKNFQPAPRVTAADGDPRSLQRRLADSLLLLVEQPVGGQKVWLLPQTQWQQGETLRETAERALTSLPAAAGFKAMFLGNTPCGVYKYKLPKAARTESSVGTKVFFFKAVLADAGPPAAPDSPLMWVTKSELQHHLKPAYMMKVERFLLGL; encoded by the exons ctttcagCCGGACATCGGTCAATAACTCTGGGTTCCGTCAGATCTCCAGCACGTCCGTATGTCGGCGGTCCTGGCAGGCTCAACATGTGGAGGAAAGTGCTTCTTCTCCGTGGACCCTTATGGCGGCCGTGTGTCTGCAGAGACTTCCGGTCATCTCTGCAGAGAGCAGCCCCATAGAGCAGCAGTTCAGAGACATGATGAGCCAG ATGGAGCAGGAGAAGAGCATGCTTTCGGACCACGAGCTGCGGCTGCTGGACGACGCTGACCGGATAAGGAGGATGCAGACGGGCGAGTACGACTCTGATGAAGAGGACGACCGGCGGGACCAGGAGATCGTGTTGGCCCAGGACCTGGAGGACTCCTGGGATCAGAAACTCAAGAACTTCCAGCCGGCACCCAGGGTCACCG CTGCAGACGGAGACCCCCGCTCTCTGCAGCGCCGCCTCGcagactctctgctgctgctggtggagcAGCCGGTGGGGGGGCAGAAGGTCTGGCTGTTGCCTCAGACTCAGTGGCAGCAAGGAGAGACGCTGAGGGAGACGGCAGAGAGAGCCCTCACCTCCCTGCCAg cagcagctggtttCAAGGCGATGTTCTTGGGAAACACCCCATGCGGAGTCTACAAGTACAAACTGCCCAAAGCGGCCCGGACGGAGAGCTCGGTGGGGACGAAGGTGTTCTTCTTCAAAGCCGTCCTGGCAGACGCCGGCCCCCCCGCCGCCCCAGACTCCCCTCTGATGTGGGTGACGAAGAGCGAGCTGCAGCACCACCTGAAGCCGGCGTACATGATGAAGGTCGAGCGCTTCCTGCTCGGcctgtga